The following is a genomic window from Zalophus californianus isolate mZalCal1 chromosome 10, mZalCal1.pri.v2, whole genome shotgun sequence.
ATTTTGTTGACAGTTCCAGCTTCATCTGCCTCCAGGCATGGTTGCTGAGCTTCGGGGCTCAGAGATGGGGGTCTGTTTCCCATTCCCTCAGCCGAAGGGCTTGGAGGACTCAGAACCGACAGGTGTTCCCCTCCACTTGCAGCCCACCCTTCACAGGTTCTGCCTGCCAAACTGAACATGGTCTGGGGTCAGAAATAGGGATGCAGAGGACGACTACGTGTAAATATCCATGTTCAGAAATGAAATGTCCTTAGGATCATGCGTGGAGGCTCTTTTTCTGTCTGCAAAATGAATTGCATTAATAGATTTCTCAAGACCTTCTCTATCTAAATCCTTTTACCATctggaattttcattttgtatggCAAAGCTTTATTTGTAAGCATAATCTTAATGTGTACTTTTTACTGTCTggacagaataaatatttttagcattttaaactatactccccccccaacacacacacacatcaagaaAATCATATGTCATATTCAGGGAGTTACCAGGAATTTGATGAGACTGGAGGGCATAGTGTTTGCACCAAGGAATGACCAGGAAGAGTCCAGATCCTAAACGGGTCTTATCATGCAGGCTAGGGCTCTATCTCGACTGCCGCAAGAGGTGCAAGGATAATCTGGACAAAGTGGCCTTTTAGAAGGGTCACTGGGCAGCAGATGGAAGTGATTGGGGTCAAGAAGCCCAAAGAGAAGACCGGGCAGGACCCAGGCAAGGTGTGTTAGGACCTGGGAGAAGGAATGTCTCCAAGGGACTATGGAAGAAGGGTCAGAGGAACTTGGCACCCAAGAAGAAAGGATAGGAAGGAGTGGGGGTTCATGATGGTTCTGAGAAGATTTGGAAAAGCCTAGAACAGACTTAGGTTTGGTAAACTCCCCACTTCTTTCAGAACTGAATTCAAACTCCCTTGCCCTTCACAGTGGGACTCCAACCTGCTCTTCCAGCCCCCTCTCCTTGAACCAGACACCCCATCCCCTCAGCAAACACCTTCTTGTTAATGTGTTCTCTAGTTGTAAAAGTGATAGgcatttattatataaaacttggaaatacagaaaagtataaacaaaataaaaatcgtTCATAAACCTATCATCTGATAGATAACCACAGTAAACATTTGGGATATTTCCTtcaaatctttcttttattaatgtctatgtttttgcattttctttcctttttttaattaaaaaaattttttaagattttatttatttatttgacagagggagatacaacgagagagggaacacaagcagggggagcgggagagggagaagcagccttcccgctgagcaaggagcctgatgtggggctcgatcccaggaccccgggataatgacctgagctgaaggcagatgcttaacgactgagccacccaggcaccctttcctttttttttttttttatttgtttatttgagagagagagagctcgaacATAcgagggtggggagaggcagaacgagagaacctcaagcagattcctcgctgacTGTGGCGTccgacatggggtttgatcccatgaccctgaaatcaggacctgagctgaaatcaagagtcggtccaacagactgagccacccaggcacccctatgtttttgcattttcattacaAAGTTAGATTCATACATATTTACAGATTAGTAAATAACTTTTGTTCCCAGGTTAACATTAtattatagacatttttcaaagtcattGCATAGGTTTTGAGAACAGTTTTagcatcattcattcactcaaatgaatatttactgaggaccCACCATTTGTTGGCACGATAGCCACCCAGAGCACAGCGGGCAATCAGACTCTGAGCTAAGTCAGCCCTTGGGTGGAGCCTCCTATCCTTTCCCCAGGAGCAGTGCGTCACTCCCTTCTTTCAGTACACTCATAAAATTTTGTCTGTACCTCTATTTGAACACTTTTCACATATTGTGTTATTTTCTGGGATGTGAGAGCCCTATTGGGTGCCATACCTAGCCTGCCCCACTTCCTTCAGGATCCGCCCAGGACCCAGAAACCAGTAATAGTTCAGAAAAGTGACGGCATGTGTCCATCGAAAGGGGGTAGAGCCGATGGCCTCTGAGTTTGTGACAGTATTTTCTAAACCTGAATGAAATTGGAGCGCTTTGTTTAGCAAATCTGAAACAACAGTTGTGGTGTGTCTGGGGGACTCTGGGGACTCGCTCCTGCTGCTGGGGCTAAGGTTCGTCCAAACATCGCCCTGTAAGAACCCAGGTGGTGCCTGGCTTAGCTGGTGAGGGCTGCATTTCCGTCCCAGCTCAGCCTGTCCCCAGACCAAGCACAGGTGGCACAAACCCTGGTGGCTGTGTGGACCCGTGGTCacattctgttccttctctcccctccagactcccccccgcccccctgcctgCCCTACGCGGGAACAGATGCACCCAGGCGGTTTCCAGATCTTTCCCTCCAGGTCGGGCAACGGGGCAGTCATACTCCCGCCCTTTCCAAGGACCTGTCTTACTGTAGGTCAACCTGTCTCTCAGGCACCGAGCCCTCTGACTCAAAAACTTCCTCTTTGCAAATTTCCTCTTTGTCCTGGGGAAGTACCAACTGCCTCTGGGGCACGTGGGCCCCTGGGCtctggcctggggtggggtcttGTACCCCTTACCCCCCATCACATCCCATCCCGAAGCCACAGGGGAAGCTCCTGGTTCTGGGGGGCCTGTCAGTCTCACTGATTCCCCTTGGAGAAGGGAAGCAGCTCACCCCCTCCCTGGGGAAGATGAGATACAAACACCTTACATGGGTGACAGCAAGCTCCCCGCTTtcagctctcctctcccccttcctggaGGGCGAGcatgaaggggtgggggaggctccGAGCAGGGCTGACAGCGTCTGAGCCGAAGAACCACAGGTCACACAGGCAGTCTTTCTATCAGGCCCCACATTCTTTACTGGGCTACAGACAGAGGTAAATCTGCTACCTCCACCTCACCTGAGCAAAGATGAGGGCCCGAATGTTCTCAGCGGTCCCTCAGGGTGGCTACTCCGCTgccgcccctcctgccccctcctcacaCCAGCTGTACACACCACCACAATTTCACACTCAGAGCCAAGGCCTTGCCTCGTGCACGCCAACGGTGCCCATGCCCAGACCCGCACAGGTGCTGGGGTTTCTGAGAACCACACCTGCCCGGAAACTCCTCTCACCTCTGCCTTTGGGAGAAGTAGATGCTGCCTCTGGCCGCCTCGGTccacaggtggggggagggtgggggtgcgggCCAGGGGCCGGCCTAGAGTCCAGGTGCTGTCAGCAGCACACCCGGGAGCACAGCTGGGTGACTCCAGGTGGCCCCCTGCAGGGCACCGCACGGAGTTAAAGGAGGGTCCTGGGCTGACCCAGTAGGACTGTCCTAATCTATGGGGCCAAAAGCACTTTCCAGAGTGATCCAAGGTGGGAGTTTGCTTCCATCCTGCTTCCTAGACTCTGGTGTCCCTGGGGAGTCCTCTGAGAAATCGTAGGCATTGTGGAGACTCAGCAGCTGGTCTGGAGGACAAAAACGTGGAGAAGGCAGTGGGGAGAAGTCAGAATTCATGAGGAAGGGTTATTGATTCAGTCTGAAAGCGTCCCATGGGGGTAGGCCCTCTGGGCACCGGGGGTGGGCGCCGGCGGGAAGATCCTGGGTTTGAGAAGCTGGATGAGGGTTCAGGATGAACATGCTGGGAGACAAGGAGCCTGGAGCTGATGACCAGACGGAAGGTGATGGAAGCTGGGAATGATTCCGACCTCCACTCTCGTTCTTCACAAGCACTGAGGGGCCTCCACCTCCCCAGCTTCTGGCCCCTCCGAAGCCTCATCCTTACCGCCCACCAgcggctcctcctccccctttaGGAGGGGAGCTGACCTGGCCTTCAGCTCCTCCAGCTCCAAGGAGCACTGTTGGGACTTGCCTTTATCCAAGAAGGTGGTGAGTGTGGGCTGCTGGCCAGCCCCTTCCCTCTCAAGCCCCCCAGAGCCCTTCTCGGCCCCAGAGCCCCCTGCGGTTGCTGTCAGGGCCTCCTCGTCAGGCACCCGGGCCGGCCCAGCCCAGGCATCGACCACCCCGTTGCGCTTGCCCCCCCTGCTTAGTGTCAGGGCCCCCGTCCTCCTTTTTTGCCTCTGCCGCCACAGCAAGAGTAGGACCACGAGGACAATGACCACCAGCAGGGCTATAAGCACAGCCACCAGCAGGGTGCTCTTTGTCCCCTGATCTGAAAGTTGGGTACTGCTTCTGTTTTTGGAGGACGCTGAGGTAGTCACGGTGGGTATTTTTACCATGGAGATGGGGGAGCCACTGGTCCCCTTGGGGATCGGCAGAGAGCCAGTTGCCGTGGCGACGGGGGGTCCACCGGCTACATCAGAGGTCTCCAGGGAGCCAGTTGCCGTGGCGACGGGGGGTCCACCGGCTACATCAGAGGTCTCCAGGGAGCCAGTTGCCGTGGCGACGGGGGGTCCACCGGCTACATCAGAGGTCTCCAGGGAGCCAGTTGCCGTGGCGACGGGGGGTCCACCGGCTACATCAGAGGTCTCCAGGGAGCCAGTTGCCGTGGCGACGGGGGGTCCACCGGCTACATCAGAGGTCTCCAGGGAGCCAGTTGCCGTGGCGACGGGGGGTCCACCGGCTACATCAGAGGTCTCCAGGGAGCCAGTTGCCGTGGTGACGGGGGGTCCACCGGCTACATCAGAGGTCTCCAGGGAGCCAGTTGCCGTGGCGACGGGGGGTCCACCGGCTACATCAGAGGTCTCCAGGGAGCCAGTTGCCGTGGCGACGGGGGGTCCACCGGCTACATCAGAGGTCTCCAGGGAGCCAGTTGCCGTGGCGACGGGGGGTCCACCGGCTACATCAGAGGTCTCCAGGGAGCCAGTTGCCATGGTGACGGGGGGGTCCACCGGCTACATCAGAGGTCTCCAGAGAGTCAGTTGCCATGGTTCCATCAGTCATAACGTGGAGTGCCAGAGAGTTTCTTGGTAGTTCAGCAGGTTTACTGTTTGCATTAATTTCCAGGTTTGATGACTCCTTGGTGGAAACTTCCCAGAAGACTGTTGACTTAGGTACATGGAGGTCACTGGTGGCAGCAGCGGAAGCCTCAGGAAAGGACATTTCACGGGCTGTATAGAGGTCTGAGGAAGGTGGGGAGATCTGGTGCCTGGTGCTGTTGCCCTTCTCTGGGACCCTTGTTGTCATAGGGTTGGCGGCCACTAAGTTGAGGTTTGGGGCCTCAGAGAAAGATGAGACCAAGGAAGCAGAGGACCCTCCCGGTACAGACATCTCCAAAGTGGTTGCGATGTCCAGAGACCCTGGAGTCACCTCTTGAATCCAGATGCCcccaaagaggaggaaaaataaggTCATTCCCATGGCAGCACGCATGGGCAGGAGTGGAGACCTGAGTGTGGGGAAGTTGGAGAAATACAAACATAGAAAGAGCTGAGGGGGGAGAACCTGGCCAGGCCCTCCCCTTCTGCCCACTTCCCTGCTAACTGCCAGACCCAACTTGTGGTTTAACGGCTTTTTCCACCCTTGCTTTTACTATTATCAGAAAGAACAAGGGAGCAGACATGGACAGCTCTGCCAACAACTCAGACCTACAGACCCCCTCAGGCCTCGGCTGCTTGCACTCCAGCAACGGCCGCCCCTCCCGGCCTTCCATGACCCTATTCAGCCCCGATGGCTCCCGATCCTCTTTTCCCATCATCTACCAGGGTCTTTCCAAGCCACAGCATATTCCCAGGTCCGCAAaggcccctgccccccaggtcGCACCACTTACCAGCTCACTTAATAACGGCACAAAGTTGGGGCCAGGCCGGTCCAACTCCTCCTGAAGCTGGAGCAGGACTGGGCAAATGGGCCCCAGGGGGAAAGGAAGTGGCCCTGgctccacccaccccaccccagcatccTGCCCCACCCACACTGCTCCCCCAGCTGTCCGTGATGACAGCTCCATCACTTGCTCTTTCTAGGGTCTGAGATGGCGCCAAGGGTTCTGGGGTCTCAGCTGAGGCAAGAGGGGGTTGTGGCGGGTGGGGGGATCTGGAATGGGGACTTAGCTGGGAATTGGGATGGCAAGGGGTGAAGCTGGGATGGGGATGAGGGTCAGAGCTGGGGTGATGCGGAGGCATGCTTGACAACAAGGGTGTGTGGAGGAGAACATGGGAGGGAGGGtggtttcctttgcctttgtggTCCCCAAGCTGTTAGGCCCAGACCCAGGGTAGCACCATTTCCTGCCCCAAGAGTTCCCAGGAAGTACCAGGGCAAGAAGAGGCCCCGACTCTGGCTGGGGGCAGCGAAAGCGTTTGCAGACTGTGTGCAATCCCTGGTGGGTTCTTGATGACTTCTCCAGAAGCTGGGGGGGGTCACCACAATGGCCCCCAGCTGCGGGGTGCTTAACTAGACCGAGGCGGTTGCTAAGcattcatatgttaaaattttatttttgtggaagACTAATAAATGTAGGACTCTatatggaaaacagtctggaaaaATATCGATTGAGGCATTAATCTAGTTTCTTTGGACAGGTGTGAATAgggttctttattttcttctttgggtgGTTGCTGTTTCCTGAATttcatctagttttttttttctcctcctcctttttttgtatgtgtatatatattttttcatgtttttctttctttttattttttaaaaatattttatttatgggtacgtgggtggctcagttggttaagggtcagccttcggctcaggtcgtgatcccagggttctgggatcgagtcccacttcgggctcctgctccacggggattctgcttttccttctgcccctccccccacccaggcgcccctgttttgtttttgtttttgtttttgtttttttcaggcgcccctgtttggcttttttttttaaatttatttaagtggggcgcctgggtggctcagtcgttaagcgtctgccttcagctcaggtcgtgatcccagcgtcctgggatcgagccccacatcgggctccctgctctgcagggaatttgcttctccctcttcttctgctgctctccctggtcctgcactctctctctctctctcaaataaatgaataaaatcttaaaaacaaacaaacaaaacaggttGGTCTAAGGGCCCAAGACGCAAGATAAGGATAGCCCAGGTAGCACCAGGGTCGATACTTAATTACTGTGCTGCATTTAGAGACATGTCTctataaataattcaaataacaAAAGGAATGTAGACTTTAAAAATGACCAATCTGCGGCCACCATATAATTGATTCAGGTAAGAATGGGTGTTAAAACTGTTGAGTAAAATTGGGGCAGCAGGGAAGGGGTGCATATATGATATGTTTATAGGTTTAAAGTATCTCCCCACAAGATACATGTTCATTACCAAGGAAAAGTAGCAGCTTCATGGTTTCGTGGTGGAGAAATCTAGTAGACATCagcttaaccaagtgatcaaatgTTTTTtacaaatagatttatttatttatttatttattaagattttatttatttgagagagagagaatgagagatagagagcacgagagggaatagggtcagagggagaagcagactccctgctgagcaaggagcccgatgtgggactcgatcccaggactccaggatcatgacctgagccgaaggcagtcgcttaaccaactgagccacccaggtgcccacaaatagatttatcttttttttaagattttatttattcatttgagacacagagatagagagagagagagagcatgagcagggagagaggcagagggagagggagaagcaggctccccactgagccaggagcccgatgtggggctcgatcccaggaccctgggatcatgacctgagccgaaggcagacgctttaacaactgagccacccaggcgcccctctaaacataatatttttaatcaaagtaaTGACATTATAAGTACAGAGAATTTATCACGAATGGCaattctcctcccctttccttcccaagTCACGGTcccagaaaaaacattttttaatgcttttaactTACCCTACTCTCGGTTCTTCTGATGGGTCCATATCCCTAAATGGTCTGCTAATTCAGCTATTTCTTACCGTATGCATTTTGACTGCCAGAATCTAGCAGTTTCCAGCTCAGTTGAACATTTGACCCACTGGCCCTGTCCCACTTCCCAGGTCAGCTACATCCTTCTTTTTTAGGCCCTCTGTAACTATAACtaaagttgtttttgttattttaaatggtaGCACTGGCTACGGTCATCTGGTTAAGCTCCACGGTACAGTTGTTAAGGGAGTAGACTTTGGGGCCAGAGTTTCTGAGCCAGACCCAGGCTCAGCCATGGGCTGagtgtgtgatcctgggcagcAGATGTGTCCTTCCCATGTCTGAAGTTGCTCATCCATGAAAAGAGGTTGGCCGTCGCAGTATCTGCCAGGCAGCCCAgtcttgaggattaaatgagctaggACATGGACAGCGCTCTGAACAGTGCCACGTACACGTGGGCTGTAATAAGTCCGCCATTGTCACTTTGTGGCTTCCCTTCCTTTAGCTCTCTTCAGTTCAATTTCTGTTACGTGTACATTTGCTTTTAGAAGGCTCTAGGTAGATCATACTCGCGTTCTCTTCTGGCATCCTCTAGAGCTGTAGTATCCAGTATGGCAGTCACTAGCCACATGGGGCTATTTTAATTTAGatcagtgaaaattaaataactttttaaaattcagttcttctggggcgcctgggtggctcagttggttaagcgactgccttcggctcaggtcat
Proteins encoded in this region:
- the SPN gene encoding leukosialin, translated to MRAAMGMTLFFLLFGGIWIQEVTPGSLDIATTLEMSVPGGSSASLVSSFSEAPNLNLVAANPMTTRVPEKGNSTRHQISPPSSDLYTAREMSFPEASAAATSDLHVPKSTVFWEVSTKESSNLEINANSKPAELPRNSLALHVMTDGTMATDSLETSDVAAGGPPVATATGSLETSDVAGGPPVATATGSLETSDVAGGPPVATATGSLETSDVAGGPPVTTATGSLETSDVAGGPPVATATGSLETSDVAGGPPVATATGSLETSDVAGGPPVATATGSLETSDVAGGPPVATATGSLETSDVAGGPPVATATGSLETSDVAGGPPVATATGSLPIPKGTSGSPISMVKIPTVTTSASSKNRSSTQLSDQGTKSTLLVAVLIALLVVIVLVVLLLLWRQRQKRRTGALTLSRGGKRNGVVDAWAGPARVPDEEALTATAGGSGAEKGSGGLEREGAGQQPTLTTFLDKGKSQQCSLELEELKARSAPLLKGEEEPLVGGKDEASEGPEAGEVEAPQCL